The Amycolatopsis jiangsuensis nucleotide sequence CGAAGACGACGAACTGTCCGAAGAAGAGGAGGTGCTCGACGATGCGGACTCGGACTTGCCGCTTTCCCCCTTGGCCTGGCTCGTGGTGGTGTTCGAGCTGCCCGAGTCGCGCGAGTCCGTGCGGTAGAAGCCACTGCCCTTGAAGACCACGCCGACCGAGCTGAAGACCTTGCGCAGCGGGCCGGAGCACTGGGGGCACACCGTCAGGCTGGAGTCGGAGAAGGACTGCACGGCCTCGAAGCGGTGGTCGCATTCCTTGCAGGCGTACTGGTACGTGGGCACTGAAGCTCCTTCATGCACTGGCACTCGACCGACAAGAGTGCTAACCCAATTGTGCTGGATGACATTCCTCCGGCGCAATTGCCCCTTGCTCACATCACGGGGTGGGCAGCCGGACCAGGCCGCCGGGGGTGAGTGCTGCGTTCATCGGCACGTCGTGGGGTTGCCCGGGCAGGTGGTCCACCAGCTCCTCGGTCCGCACGACGGCCAGGAGGTCCGCGGTCGCGGAGGCGAGCGAGCGATCGTAGTGACCCGCTCCGCGTCCGAGCCGCACTCCGCGGCGGTCGACGGCGAGCGCCGGTACGAGGATCACGTCCGCCGCTTCGATCGCGTCAACCCCCAGTCGTGGCCCGGAAGGTTCGAGAACACCGCGCAGCCGGCCCGGTACCAGCTCGTCCGGCCCTGTGTAGGCAGCCCACTCGAGCGGGCCGGGCGCGCACTGGACCACCGGCAGCAGGACCCGGGCTCCGGTCGCCGCCAGCGCCTCGACCAGGGAAATCCGGCCGGGTTCCGTGCCGAAGGGCAGGTACGCGCACACCGTTTCGGCTCCCAACGAAGCGGCCGCGGCTGCGATCTCGGCGGCCTCCCGCGCGTGCTGTTCGGGGGACACCGAGGCGCGGGTGGTCAGGACCCGGGTGCGCCACTCCGCCTTGCTCAGGTGCTCATTGCCCGGCTCGCGCATGGGACCAGGTTAGGCTTTGCGCCCATGACGGGCGCCGAATCCACTCAGACGTTCAGAACCGCCATCGTGCCGGCCGCCGGCCTCGGTACGCGCTTTCTGCCGACCACGAAGGCGGTGCCGAAGGAGCTGCTGCCCGTGGTCGACACCCCCGGCATCGAGATCGTCGCCACCGAGGCGGCGGGCGCGGGGGCGAAGCGCCTGGTCATCGTGACCTCGCCCGGCAAGGAAGCGGTGGTCCGGTACTTCGAGTCGCAGCCCGAACTGGAGAAGACACTCGAGGACAAGGGCAAGAACGACCTGCTGGCGAAGGTGCGCCGGGGGCCGGGCCTGCTCGACGTGGAGACCGCTGTCCAGGAACAGGCGCTGGGGCTGGGCCACGCCGTCGCGCAAGCCGAGCCGAACCTCACCGACGAGGACACCGCGGTCGCCGTGCTGCTGCCGGACGACCTGGTGCTGCCCGCCGGTGTCCTCGAACGGATGTCGGCGGTCCGGGCCCAGTACGGCGGCAGCGTGCTGTGCGCGTTCGACATCCCCAAGGAGCAGATCTCGCCGTACGGCGTCTTCGACGTCACCGACACCGGCGATCCGGACGTCAAGCAGGTCCACGGGATGGTCGAGAAGCCCAAGCCGGAGGACGCCCCCTCGACCTTCGCCGCGGCCGGGCGCTACCTGCTCGACCGGGCGATCTTCGACGCGCTGCGCCGGATCGAACCGGGCGCCGGTGGTGAACTGCAGCTCACCGACGCCGTCGCGTTGCTGATCCGCGAGGGTCACCCGGTGCACGTCGTCGTGCACCACGGGGGCAGGCACGACCTGGGCAACCCCGGCGGTTTCCTGCGGGCCGCCGTCGATTTCGCGCTCGAGGACCCGACCTACGGGCCGTCGCTGCGAACCTGGCTGACCGAACGGATCGGGAACGATCGCCCATGACCGAATCGCCCGACGCCACCCCGGCCGACGAGGCCGGTGAGCCGGCCGCGGAGTTCCGCTCCGTCGAAGCGCAGATCGCGCTGACCCTGGACGCCGCGGTGCGGCCCCGTCCGGTCCGCGTGGCGATCTCCGAGGCGCAAGGCCTGCTGTGCGCGGAGGAAGTGGTCGCCGAGCACGCACTGCCCGGGTTCGACCAGGCCGCGGTGGACGGGTACGCGGTCCGGAGCGTCGACGTGCGCACGGCCGGCGAGGAACCCGTCCAGCTGCCGGTGGTCGGTGAGATCCCGGCGGGCTCGCGGCAGCCGAGGCGATTGCAGCCGGGGCAGGCGGTGCGGGTGGACACCGGAGCGCCGCTGCCCACGCTCGCCGACGCGGTCGTTCCCACGTCCTACACCGACGGGCACCAGGCCAAGGTCACCGTGCACCGCTCGGTGCCCTCGGCAGGCTACGTGCGCCGAACCGGTGAGGACGTGCAGATCGGCGACGTAGCGGTGCGCAAGGGCGACACGATCGGGTCCGCGCAGGTGGGTCTGCTCGCCGCGGTCGGCCGCGCGAAGGTGCTGGTCTACCCGCGGCCGCGGGTGTCGATCGTCTCGGTCGGTGACGAGCTGGTGGACGTCGACCGCACGCCGTCGGTCGGCCAGGTCTACGACGTCAACTCCTACGCGCTGGCCGCGGCCGCGCGCGACGCCGGCGCCGAGGTGAGCCGGGTCGGCATCGTGCCGGGAGATCCGAAGCGGCTGCGCGAGGTCGTCGAGGGCCGGTTGCTCATGTCGGAGATCGTGGTGGTCGCCGGTGGTGCCGGAGGCACGTCCGGGGACGAGGTGCACGCGGCGCTGTCCGACCTCGGGCACATCGATCTCACGCGGATCGCCATGCACCCCGGTTCCGTGCAGGGTTTCGGCCGCCTCGGCCCGGACTCGGTGCCGACGTTCCTGATCCCGGGCAACCCGATGAGCGCACTCGTGGTGTTCGAGGTGCTCGTGCGACCGCTGATCCGGGCCGCACGGGGTACGCGCAATCCGCACCGGCGGACCGTGGGGGCGCGGTTGCTCTCACCGATCACGTCCACCAAGGGCCGGCGCGGCTACCTGCGGGGGCAGCTGCTGCGTGACGAGGCCAACGGCGAGTACCTGGTGCAGCCGCTCGGCACGTCGGGCGCGCACCTGCTCGCTTCGCTGGCCGAGGCGAACTGCCTGGTCACGGTGGAGGAGGACCTCACCGAGGTCGCGGCCGGCGAGCAGGTCAAGGTCACTTTCCTCGCGCAGCGGGCGTAGCGGGCCGGGATCGTGGCCGCCCTCGCGTACCCGGTCGAAAGCCGTCACCCGGGCTGGCCCGCACGGCTCGGTCCGCTGCGCGTTCCGGCCGGGGTCGTCGCCGTGCGGCCGGTCCGGCTGCGCGACGCGGGTGAGTGGAGCCGCATCCGGTTGCGCGATCAGAACCACCTCGAACAGTGGGAGCCGACCGGTGTGGGGCCGTGGCCGGACCGCAACGCGTTGTGGTCCTGGCCTTCGCAGTGGGCCGCGTTGCGCGGCCTGGCGCGGCGCGGGCAGTGTCTTCCGTTCACGATCACGGTTGACGGAAAGTTCGCCGGGCAGATCACGGTGGGTAACGTGATCCGGGCGGCACTGCGTTCGGCCTGGATCGGCTACTGGGTGTCCTCGGAGCTCGTGCGCGGCGGAGTGGCCACCGCCGCCGTGGCGCTCGTGACGGATCACGCCTTCGACTCGGCCGGGCTGCATCGGCTGGAGGCGACCGTGCGTCCGGAGAACAACGCCAGCCTGAAGGTGCTCACGAAGGCCGGCTATCGGCAGGAGGGCCTGTTCGAGCGGTACCTCGACGTGGCGGGCGCCTGGCGGGATCACCTGTGCTTCGCGGTGACGAAAGAGGAGACCGGCGACGGGCTGGTCGCGCGGCTCCTCGGGTCCGGGCGCGCCGACCTGGCCTGATGGTGACTCCGCGTCCGCTACCGGATACGCGTTACCACATCTTGTGAGATTCACCTAATGCGGTGATGCATTTTCGTGATCGAACCCGGCGAGTCTGCGTCTCCTGTGTGACTGTTGTGGCTAGCGTGACTACAGCAGAGGATCGGGGGAGGTGACGGGAGATGCCCAGTTCGGTGATCATCGTCGCGCTGGCCGCGGCATGGCTCGTCGTTCTCGTGCCCATGGTGGCCCGCAAGCGCCAGCAGGTCGCGCGGACGCCCACCTCCGCGCTGGCCGCACGGGTGGTGCGCAGCGGGGGTGCTCGCAACGAGGGACAGGAGGAGTACGCCGTGTCCGACAATGCGCAGCCGTCGGTCGAGGACGACCTCGCCGAACTCGAGTCGGAACTCGACGCCGACCTCGAGGAGGAGCCGGAACCGGAGCCCGAACCGTTGCCGCAGCCCGCGCGCGCGGGACGTGCCGAAACCGCGCGTGAACGGCGTGGCTACCGGCCGGGCCGGGGCGGCTTCGACCCGGAGGCGGCCGAGATCGCCGCCCGCGCCAAGTACGCGTTCCGTCAGCGAGTGGTCGTGATCCTGCTGATCGCCGCAGTCGCGACCGCCGCGTTCGCCGGATTCGTGCTTTCGCTGGCTTGGTGGGTCCACGGCGCGGTCGACCTGGCACTCGTCGGCTACCTCGGCTACCTGCGCCGCCAGGTCCGCATCGAAGACGAGATCCGCCAGCGCCGGATGGCCCGCTACTCGACCACCCGCACCCCCCGGCGCGCCGAGCCGGCCGAACCGCCGTCCTCCGTCCGCACCGAGACCGCGGAGCTGGAGGAGGACGACCACGACCTGGAGGTCGTCGCCTCGCCGCCGCGGAACATCGTGGAACGCAAGCCCTCGCCGATGTCCCGCATCCGCCGCCAGGCCGTCGTGGTCGATCTGGACGACGAGGACCCGGCGTTCGAGGAACTCGACGAACCCGGCATGGGCGGCCCGTACCGCCGCGCGGTCGGGGAGTGACCCCGATGTTCAGTGCTCGCCGACGCGCTGATACGCTCTACGAGCACTGAACAAGGAGCCTCGCGCTCCGAGGGGCTGTAGCGCAGTTGGTAGCGCGTCTCGTTCGCATCGAGAAGGTCAGGGGTTCGATTCCCCTCAGCTCCACCGGAAGTTCGATTTTCCCGCTTTCACCTGCGGATTTGTACGTAAGAAACCCTCTCGCTCGTAGCATGAGCGAGAGGGTTTTTGCTGTTCAGGGCCTGTTTTGTGTTCTATCCCCGTAAGGTGTCGTGCTTGTTGTGGCTGGTGTTGTTTAGGTCAGGGTGGCGCTGACTGTGGCTCGTGGCATCCGGGCGAGCTTGCTGCTCGACACTCGCTGTGCGGGGTACCGGGCGGGGGGTGAGGTTGCCGATGGCGAAGAGTTCAAAACCGAGTTCGACCGAAGGCGCGCGCTCGGGGGCCACCATGATGGTGCGGATGTCGCGGCCATTAGCGCGGCCGATGTTGTTGAGGTAGCCGATCGGCTGGGGTGTGTCGAACGCTTTGCTCTTGCTGGGTCAAGGCGAGCAGGGCCTGCAGCAGCGTGGTGGCGTGGCGGAGGTGGAGACGGAGTTCGAGTTCGGTTGGGGCGCGCCGGGATTGAGGACGGCGAAGCCGCCCTCGGCCGCGCAGCGCTGCTGACGGGTGGTCCTGAGGTTCCTTCGGCGGCATCGACACCACGGGGCGTCGATCTCGGCCGGTATGTCAGGGCGCCATCAACGCACATCCCGGCATGACTGGAGCAAAGGAGGTGAGGGCGCGCAACCGCGAGCGCTGCGGCGCGTTGCAAGAAGGGCCGGGCGCCCACCTGGTGACTGGTTTTCCATCGCCTCGCTGACCGGCCGTCGGCTGCGGCGGACGCTCGTCAGCGGCCTCGTTGCCGATCGCGCAGGCCACCACCGATCGGGTGTGAACATCCAACCCGATACACGTGCGCTCGACAGACACCGGCGCTCCGTGATCGCGCCGCGGGCCCTCCCTACGGTCTAGCGGGCAGGTGCGCCCGCCGCGCGGAGTGGTGCGCTCACCTCGTGCAAGTGCTGCAGGACGTAGTGGTAGGTCTTCAACAGCCCGCACTGGGCGTAGTCGATCCCGTGCTCGGCGCAGAACGCGCGCACCAGGGGCTGCGCGCGGCGCAGGTTGGCCCGCGGCATGCTCGGGAACAGGTGGTGCTCGATCTGGTGGTTCAGTCCCCCGAGCGTGAAGTCCACCCACCGGCGGCCTTGGACGTTGCGGCTGCTCAGCACCTGCTTGCGCAGGAAGTCGAGCTCGGTCTTGTCCGTGTAGGTGGGCATGCCCTTGTGACCCGGTGCGAACGAACAGCCCATGTACACGCCCCACAGTCCTTGGTGCACGGCGATGAACGCCAAGGCGACCGGCGGGGACAACACCACGAACACCGCCCCCAGGTAGACCACGACGTGCGCGGACAGCAGCGCCGCTTCGAGCCACCGGGTCTTGACCTGCCCGCGCCACACCGCCTGGATGCCCGCCCAGTGCAGGCTCAGGCCTTCCAGCAGCAGCAACGGGAAGAACAACGCCGCCTGGTGCTTCGACGTCCAGCGCACGAACCCGCTCTTGTGCACCGTCTGCCCGCGGGTGAAGGCCAGCAAGGGGATGTCGATGTCGGGATCGTCGCCCTCGTGGTTGGGGTTGGCGTGGTGGCGGGTGTGCTTGCCCATCCACCAGCCGTAGCTCATGCCGACGATCCCGCCGAACGCGTAACCGGCGCGGTCGTTGGCCCGCCCGGTGCGGAAGACCTGGTTGTGCCCGGCGTCGTGACCGAGGAACGCCACCTGCGCGAACATCACCGCGAAAAACACCGCCGTGACCAGCTGCCACCACGAATCGCCCAGCAGGACGAACGCCGCACAGCCGCCGGCGAACGCCAGCAGGGTCAGGCTGATCTTCACCGCGTAGTAGCCGTAGCGCCGGTCAAGCAGGCCTTCACGCCGCATGATGCGGCCAAGAGCGCTGAAGTCGTTGCGTGACGCCGCCCGGAGGCCGGCGCCCTCGCTCACCGAAGATACGTCCATGGGAGTCCTTCCCCGAGTCCTGCGGGCGCCGGGGACTGGGGCGGCCACTCGATACCGGATCCGGATTCCCGGCCGCGCCGTTGATCAAACCAGGCCGGACCGGCGTCTCGGTCCACGTCGCCGACCTGACGGCGCGCGTCTGAGGTTCGTTGGCAGTCTCCTGGCGGCGGCTGGTCCGGCGACAGGAAAGAGTCGTTCATGTCGTCGGTCGAGGTGAACGAATCTTTGATTACATCGCCGCGGCCGGACGTTCGCACTGACCGGGCCGGTTTCGGGGAGCGAGCCCGAGTCCAGTGACCCCGGACGTCAAACAACTTGGGACGCGCGACACTAGACGGCTGATTCCGTGAAGTTAGTGTTAGTGGTCGTAGGCGATGAGTGATCGTTTGCTGGTCAGGCCGGTGTTCCAGTTGTGCCAGATGCCGGCGGCCATGGCCAGCAGGCGTTGGGCGACGCGGGTGAACACTCCGGCGGGGGTGCGTCCGCCGTGGGCTTCGAGGTCGAGCTGGCCCTTGAGGGTCTGGTTGACCGACTCGATCCGTTGACGGACACCGCCGAGGTTGCCGTTGCGGTAGGTCTCGTCCTTGCGGTCCGGGCGCAGCAACTCCAGCCCCATCGCCGCGGTCAGCTTCTTGAATTCCTTGCCGGCGAAACCCTTGTCCGCCAACAGGGTCTGGCCGTCACGAACGAGGTGGTGGTTGTGCTCGAGCAGGGCGGCCAAGACCTCGCGTTCGCCGAGTTTCGGGTTGGCCAGGCACCACATGATCGGCATGCCGTCGCCGGCGCAGACGAGGTAAAGCTTGAGCCCCCAATACCACCGAGAGTGTGACGCACAGTAGCCGTAACTGGCGTGGCCGGCCAGGTCGGAGCGCTTCACGGTTTCCCGGGACATCCCGCACGGCACCGGGGTGGCATCGGTGATCCACATGTCGTCAAACCAGGACGGACAGCACAGGGAAAGGGCCAGGATGGTCTTGCGCAGCAACGGTTCTGATGCCTTTAACCGCTTGTGGTAGCCGGACTGCCCAGGAAGATGAGCAAACCATTCACGCCACCGGGAGTCGGCATGAAGATGGCGAATCCATCGGCGCTCGGAGTCATACCGCAGCAACACTTGGGCAGTGGCCAGCGTGATCAACTCACTGTCCGTGAGTAGTGGGCGCCGTCCCCGGCCGGTCCGGGGCAGCACCACATGGTCATCGACGAGCACGTACAGTGCCGTCAGGAGGGTGTTCAGGTCGTTCTTCACAAAATGATCATGAGCACCCTCCACTCATGCCCACACTCGGGGCCACTTCACACGACCTTCACGGAATCACTCATCTAGGCTGACCAGACCGCCCCGGACTCCGGCGTGCCTGTGGTTCCACGTAACCCGTGGAACCGCTCCCACGGCCGAGGAGCAGACGATGACCGCCGGGCATCCGGACCCCAGCGCGACGGTGGGCCACGGCTTCCCCTTCCCACCTCGGCGGCAGATCGCGTTCAGCATCGGGAACTGGCGCGTCACCTACACCGGGACGGATCCACACTCGCCGCGGACCGGTGACCTCGCCGGGCCGCCCGAGGTCGACCCCGGGGGAGCCCGTGTCCCCGTCATCGCCGTGACCGCACCGCCGGCCGGGGAACCACCGGCTCCGCGATGCCCTCCGACAGGTGAGAGCCGACATCCGTGACACGGACCGGCGCCCACCGCGGCCGGTTCCGGTGGCCAGGACTGGTGCCGCGGGTGCCGGTGGGCCGAGACGGCCGCCGACGCCGGCCTGACCGCGCCGTCGGCGACCGTGACGCTGTCGGCGCCGTCACCACCGTTGACCGTTCCGGTGCTGCCCGAAGCGGGGCCGCCCGCGCCCCCGGCCCCGCCGGCGGTGCTCAGCACGACCGTCGGCTGCTCCGGTGCGAAACGGCGACTGTCCTCCTCAAGCCGGGCCGGCGGCCGGGCCGAGGATGCCGCTGGTGGTCAGGATCAGCACGGCGGAGCCGCTCGCGTCCGGCGCGGCGGCCGCTGCCAGCGCTCGCTCCGCCGCGGGGGCATCGGCGTCGGGTGGCACCACCAGCAGGGTCAGCCGGCGGATGCGCGGTCCGATGACGATGATCGTGTACCGGTCCAGGCCGAAGAACCCGCCAGCTCCACGAAACCGGGTTCGAGCGCGAGCTTCCCGGGGGCAGATCCCACATCGCCGGGTTGAAGCCGATCCGGTCCACCGGGCCCGAATCCACGGCGAGCGCAGTGACCAGGGCGCTGAATTCCGCCACCGGCTCTCGCGAGCGTGGCCACCAGGCGCCGTCGAAGCAGCCCTTGACCGCACCCGGCGGTTTCAGCCGCAGCCGCCGGTCGAGGGTCGGAGAACCGACCACGGGACCCGCGGTGTCGTCCGGCGCAAACGTCATGCCCGGTGCTCCTTCCGCGACGACGGCCGGAGGACCCGGCCTGCGGGTCCCCCGAAGGCGTTCATGACGAGCCCTTCACTTCGGGACCCGCGTCGCCGTGGTCACCGCGGCGTCCGACGCACCAGCGCACACGCATCCGCGGTGGAACCCGCCCGCCTGCGTTGCCGTGCAGAACCGGCGCGCGATCACATCATGCGATTCCGGGGAATGGGGGCACACCGCGCAGGCGGCCGCGGCCGGATCGCCGATTTCCGCGGCGGCGACGCCGGTTTCGAGATCGAGGGACGACATGCC carries:
- a CDS encoding FmdB family zinc ribbon protein is translated as MPTYQYACKECDHRFEAVQSFSDSSLTVCPQCSGPLRKVFSSVGVVFKGSGFYRTDSRDSGSSNTTTSQAKGESGKSESASSSTSSSSDSSSSSSTSSSSSSSSSSSSSSSTSSTASAAS
- a CDS encoding 5-formyltetrahydrofolate cyclo-ligase, which gives rise to MREPGNEHLSKAEWRTRVLTTRASVSPEQHAREAAEIAAAAASLGAETVCAYLPFGTEPGRISLVEALAATGARVLLPVVQCAPGPLEWAAYTGPDELVPGRLRGVLEPSGPRLGVDAIEAADVILVPALAVDRRGVRLGRGAGHYDRSLASATADLLAVVRTEELVDHLPGQPHDVPMNAALTPGGLVRLPTP
- a CDS encoding UTP--glucose-1-phosphate uridylyltransferase — translated: MTGAESTQTFRTAIVPAAGLGTRFLPTTKAVPKELLPVVDTPGIEIVATEAAGAGAKRLVIVTSPGKEAVVRYFESQPELEKTLEDKGKNDLLAKVRRGPGLLDVETAVQEQALGLGHAVAQAEPNLTDEDTAVAVLLPDDLVLPAGVLERMSAVRAQYGGSVLCAFDIPKEQISPYGVFDVTDTGDPDVKQVHGMVEKPKPEDAPSTFAAAGRYLLDRAIFDALRRIEPGAGGELQLTDAVALLIREGHPVHVVVHHGGRHDLGNPGGFLRAAVDFALEDPTYGPSLRTWLTERIGNDRP
- the glp gene encoding molybdotransferase-like divisome protein Glp; translation: MTESPDATPADEAGEPAAEFRSVEAQIALTLDAAVRPRPVRVAISEAQGLLCAEEVVAEHALPGFDQAAVDGYAVRSVDVRTAGEEPVQLPVVGEIPAGSRQPRRLQPGQAVRVDTGAPLPTLADAVVPTSYTDGHQAKVTVHRSVPSAGYVRRTGEDVQIGDVAVRKGDTIGSAQVGLLAAVGRAKVLVYPRPRVSIVSVGDELVDVDRTPSVGQVYDVNSYALAAAARDAGAEVSRVGIVPGDPKRLREVVEGRLLMSEIVVVAGGAGGTSGDEVHAALSDLGHIDLTRIAMHPGSVQGFGRLGPDSVPTFLIPGNPMSALVVFEVLVRPLIRAARGTRNPHRRTVGARLLSPITSTKGRRGYLRGQLLRDEANGEYLVQPLGTSGAHLLASLAEANCLVTVEEDLTEVAAGEQVKVTFLAQRA
- a CDS encoding GNAT family N-acetyltransferase: MAALAYPVESRHPGWPARLGPLRVPAGVVAVRPVRLRDAGEWSRIRLRDQNHLEQWEPTGVGPWPDRNALWSWPSQWAALRGLARRGQCLPFTITVDGKFAGQITVGNVIRAALRSAWIGYWVSSELVRGGVATAAVALVTDHAFDSAGLHRLEATVRPENNASLKVLTKAGYRQEGLFERYLDVAGAWRDHLCFAVTKEETGDGLVARLLGSGRADLA
- the sepX gene encoding divisome protein SepX/GlpR produces the protein MPSSVIIVALAAAWLVVLVPMVARKRQQVARTPTSALAARVVRSGGARNEGQEEYAVSDNAQPSVEDDLAELESELDADLEEEPEPEPEPLPQPARAGRAETARERRGYRPGRGGFDPEAAEIAARAKYAFRQRVVVILLIAAVATAAFAGFVLSLAWWVHGAVDLALVGYLGYLRRQVRIEDEIRQRRMARYSTTRTPRRAEPAEPPSSVRTETAELEEDDHDLEVVASPPRNIVERKPSPMSRIRRQAVVVDLDDEDPAFEELDEPGMGGPYRRAVGE
- a CDS encoding fatty acid desaturase family protein, with translation MDVSSVSEGAGLRAASRNDFSALGRIMRREGLLDRRYGYYAVKISLTLLAFAGGCAAFVLLGDSWWQLVTAVFFAVMFAQVAFLGHDAGHNQVFRTGRANDRAGYAFGGIVGMSYGWWMGKHTRHHANPNHEGDDPDIDIPLLAFTRGQTVHKSGFVRWTSKHQAALFFPLLLLEGLSLHWAGIQAVWRGQVKTRWLEAALLSAHVVVYLGAVFVVLSPPVALAFIAVHQGLWGVYMGCSFAPGHKGMPTYTDKTELDFLRKQVLSSRNVQGRRWVDFTLGGLNHQIEHHLFPSMPRANLRRAQPLVRAFCAEHGIDYAQCGLLKTYHYVLQHLHEVSAPLRAAGAPAR
- a CDS encoding IS982 family transposase; amino-acid sequence: MKNDLNTLLTALYVLVDDHVVLPRTGRGRRPLLTDSELITLATAQVLLRYDSERRWIRHLHADSRWREWFAHLPGQSGYHKRLKASEPLLRKTILALSLCCPSWFDDMWITDATPVPCGMSRETVKRSDLAGHASYGYCASHSRWYWGLKLYLVCAGDGMPIMWCLANPKLGEREVLAALLEHNHHLVRDGQTLLADKGFAGKEFKKLTAAMGLELLRPDRKDETYRNGNLGGVRQRIESVNQTLKGQLDLEAHGGRTPAGVFTRVAQRLLAMAAGIWHNWNTGLTSKRSLIAYDH
- a CDS encoding RGCVC family protein, whose amino-acid sequence is MSSLDLETGVAAAEIGDPAAAACAVCPHSPESHDVIARRFCTATQAGGFHRGCVCAGASDAAVTTATRVPK